One segment of Synechococcus sp. A15-24 DNA contains the following:
- a CDS encoding PLP-dependent aspartate aminotransferase family protein → MSEGLNTRVIHHGESFAGDTGTVMPPIFPTSTFAHGNAGGFDYTRSGNPNFRILDSVLASVEGCAHATVFASGVSAITAVVSQLKQGDLVLCEENLYGCTVRLFEQVFAKFGLKTALADFTQPAALEQIQAQTPAMVWLESPTNPLLKVIDLEAVCSVTQPLGIPVVVDNTFATALVQRPLDLGATLSLTSTTKYINGHSDALGGAVCTNDPEWHQKMMFSQKALGLQPSPFDCWLITRGIKTLPLRLKQQMANAAALADQLAGHAKVNWVRYPHRRDHPQHQVASRQMSAGGAIVTVSFNASQEQTYALCKQLRWFTMAESLGGIESLICHPATMTHAAVSAEVKAKLGIDDGLVRFSVGCEDLADLQADLEQALELLA, encoded by the coding sequence GTGAGCGAAGGCCTGAACACCCGGGTGATCCACCACGGCGAGAGCTTTGCCGGGGACACCGGCACCGTGATGCCGCCGATCTTCCCCACCAGCACCTTTGCCCATGGCAATGCGGGCGGATTTGATTACACCCGCTCGGGCAACCCCAACTTCCGCATCCTCGACAGCGTTCTTGCTTCGGTGGAAGGCTGCGCCCACGCCACCGTCTTCGCCTCCGGCGTCAGCGCCATCACCGCCGTGGTGTCGCAGTTGAAGCAGGGCGATCTGGTGCTGTGCGAGGAGAACCTCTACGGCTGCACCGTGCGGCTGTTCGAGCAGGTGTTCGCCAAGTTCGGGTTGAAAACCGCCTTGGCGGACTTCACCCAGCCGGCAGCACTGGAGCAGATCCAAGCTCAGACGCCGGCGATGGTGTGGCTGGAGAGCCCCACCAACCCCCTGCTCAAGGTGATCGACCTGGAGGCGGTCTGTAGCGTCACTCAACCCCTGGGAATCCCCGTGGTGGTCGACAACACCTTCGCCACCGCCCTGGTGCAGCGTCCCCTGGATCTTGGCGCCACCCTCTCGCTCACCAGCACCACCAAATACATCAACGGCCACTCCGATGCCCTCGGTGGAGCGGTCTGCACCAACGATCCCGAGTGGCACCAGAAGATGATGTTCTCCCAAAAGGCCCTGGGCCTGCAGCCCTCCCCTTTTGATTGCTGGTTGATCACGCGGGGCATCAAGACGCTGCCACTTCGGCTGAAGCAGCAGATGGCCAATGCCGCGGCCCTGGCCGATCAACTGGCGGGGCACGCCAAAGTGAATTGGGTGCGTTATCCCCACCGCAGAGATCACCCTCAACATCAGGTGGCAAGCCGTCAGATGAGTGCCGGCGGCGCCATCGTGACGGTGAGCTTCAACGCCAGCCAGGAGCAGACCTATGCCCTCTGCAAACAACTGCGCTGGTTCACCATGGCCGAAAGTCTCGGCGGCATCGAAAGCCTGATCTGCCACCCGGCCACCATGACCCACGCCGCTGTCTCTGCCGAGGTGAAGGCCAAGCTGGGCATTGACGATGGCCTGGTGCGCTTCTCAGTGGGCTGTGAAGACCTCGCCGATCTGCAGGCCGATCTGGAGCAGGCCCTGGAGTTGCTGGCGTGA
- a CDS encoding TMEM165/GDT1 family protein produces MAGFTTAFATVAIAGVGDKSFLTTLVLAARHKARWVFTGSVSALTIGAGLWITAGVWMKSVISIDTIQIFSGVAFLLFGANAFLEARKMKSSLHVATNEEGTKKTFESVELAMPANEVIRNSFATTFLAEFGDRTQLALLALAAGPNISAESIFSGAVAANFLLAIMAVSSGKCLKKRLCQKRLLYISGALFIALGINILAH; encoded by the coding sequence GTGGCTGGCTTTACTACAGCATTCGCCACGGTCGCCATCGCGGGCGTAGGAGATAAATCATTCTTAACCACTCTTGTTCTCGCGGCAAGGCATAAAGCTCGTTGGGTTTTCACTGGAAGCGTTTCGGCCCTAACAATCGGCGCAGGACTTTGGATTACAGCCGGGGTATGGATGAAATCGGTCATATCCATCGATACCATTCAAATCTTCTCAGGAGTGGCATTTCTCCTATTCGGAGCCAACGCATTTCTCGAAGCAAGAAAAATGAAATCAAGCCTTCATGTTGCCACCAACGAAGAAGGAACCAAAAAAACATTTGAATCAGTAGAACTAGCAATGCCCGCAAACGAGGTGATTCGCAACTCGTTTGCGACAACATTTTTAGCTGAGTTCGGTGACCGCACGCAACTTGCGCTTCTTGCATTAGCCGCTGGGCCAAACATATCTGCAGAAAGCATTTTTTCTGGAGCAGTAGCGGCTAACTTTCTTCTTGCGATTATGGCGGTATCGTCAGGGAAATGCTTAAAAAAACGCCTATGCCAAAAACGACTCTTGTACATAAGTGGTGCTTTGTTTATAGCTCTCGGAATAAATATATTGGCGCATTAG
- a CDS encoding PLP-dependent transferase, whose amino-acid sequence MSPRDLLSEPCWQGADLGHPLPDATHAVSMALPRWQDVIAYEEQDPSCRQALQTIYPRFGLHPLLQTLSGQLALDGLTAWPYATEAAARAAEAHCRRKAPQAHTQLTSSGPLVALHTDASASPHAKAFWQHTGLGASSRQAAVALGLEQSPSAEDAEAARTSIRQRLAAIHGVEAERISLHPAGMAGLHAALNAIQQLRPQRPTLQLGFPYVDVLKQPQVVFHGGELLQPQTLTEVEAALDQHQPAAVIVELPSNPLLRCVDLPAVSEMAHSRGIPVIADDTIGTGINLNALPYADLIFTSLTKSFAGRGDVMAGSLLVSPHSRWSTQLLQAITTPAPLGDGDAIALEQASRDVNDRVPQLDRHCLQLAQHLEHHPAVRQVLHPKDCVNFRGLMRPNACHGCLLSFVLNDATRTQQVFDALQVSKGPSLGTHFTLACPYTQLAHYDELDWAADCGVPAYLLRVSVGLEDPNELWQRFARALES is encoded by the coding sequence GTGAGTCCCCGCGACCTCTTGAGCGAACCCTGCTGGCAGGGAGCGGATCTGGGCCATCCCCTGCCGGACGCCACCCACGCCGTGTCGATGGCCCTGCCCCGCTGGCAGGACGTGATTGCCTACGAGGAACAAGACCCCAGCTGTCGTCAGGCGCTGCAGACCATTTACCCGCGCTTCGGGTTGCACCCTCTGCTGCAGACGCTGTCGGGCCAGTTGGCCCTCGATGGACTGACGGCCTGGCCTTATGCCACCGAAGCCGCGGCCCGCGCCGCCGAGGCCCACTGCCGCCGCAAGGCGCCGCAGGCCCACACCCAACTGACCAGCTCCGGCCCCTTGGTGGCGTTGCACACCGATGCCAGCGCCAGTCCCCATGCCAAAGCCTTCTGGCAGCACACCGGCCTCGGCGCCTCCTCCCGGCAGGCGGCCGTTGCACTGGGGCTGGAACAGTCGCCATCAGCAGAGGACGCTGAAGCGGCCAGAACCAGCATTCGCCAGCGCCTGGCTGCCATCCATGGCGTCGAAGCCGAACGGATCAGCCTTCATCCGGCGGGCATGGCCGGCCTTCATGCCGCGTTAAACGCCATTCAGCAGCTGCGACCGCAGCGCCCCACCCTGCAGCTCGGCTTTCCCTATGTGGATGTGCTGAAGCAACCGCAGGTGGTGTTCCACGGCGGCGAGCTGCTGCAACCACAGACCCTTACCGAGGTGGAAGCGGCGCTGGATCAGCACCAGCCGGCAGCCGTGATCGTGGAACTGCCGAGCAATCCGCTGCTGCGCTGTGTGGATCTGCCGGCGGTGAGCGAAATGGCTCACTCCCGTGGGATTCCTGTGATCGCCGACGACACCATCGGCACTGGCATCAACCTCAATGCCCTGCCCTATGCCGACCTGATCTTCACCTCCCTGACCAAGAGCTTCGCCGGACGAGGCGATGTGATGGCCGGAAGCCTGCTGGTGAGCCCCCACTCCCGCTGGAGCACCCAACTGCTGCAGGCCATCACGACTCCAGCACCCCTGGGGGATGGTGATGCCATTGCCCTGGAGCAGGCCAGTCGCGACGTGAACGACCGGGTCCCACAACTCGATCGTCACTGCCTTCAGCTGGCGCAACACCTGGAACACCACCCTGCGGTGCGGCAGGTGCTCCATCCCAAGGACTGCGTCAACTTCAGGGGCCTGATGCGCCCCAATGCCTGCCACGGCTGCCTGCTCTCCTTTGTGCTGAACGACGCCACCAGGACGCAACAGGTGTTCGATGCCCTGCAGGTAAGCAAGGGTCCCAGCCTGGGGACCCACTTCACCCTGGCCTGCCCTTACACCCAGCTGGCCCATTACGACGAGCTGGACTGGGCAGCCGATTGCGGTGTACCTGCCTATCTGCTGCGGGTCTCCGTCGGTCTGGAAGATCCGAACGAGCTCTGGCAACGCTTCGCCAGAGCGCTGGAATCCTGA
- the psbC gene encoding photosystem II reaction center protein CP43, whose translation MVTLSNPGLGATGGKDLDSTGYAWWSGNARLINLSGRLLGAHVAHAGLMVFWAGAMMLFEVSHFTFDKPMYEQGFICMPHVATLGYGVGPGGEVTDLFPFFVVGVLHLISSAVLGLGGLYHALRGPEILENYSSFFSQDWRDKNQMTNIIGYHLILLGVGCLLLVFKAMFFGGVYDTWAPGGGDVRMITNPTLDPGVIFGYLTRAPFGGEGWIIGVNSMEDIIGGHIWLGLTLIFGGIWHAITKPFGWVRRAFIWNGEAYLSYSLGALSFMSFIASAYIWFNNTAYPSEFWGPTNAEASQAQSFTFLVRDQRLGANIGSAMGPTGLGKYLMRSPTGEIIFGGETMRFWDFRGPWLEPLRGPNGLSLDKLQNDIQPWQVRRAAEYMTHAPNASINSVGGIITEPNSVNYVNLRQWLGATQFVLAFFFLVGHLWHAGRARAAAAGFEKGIDRKAEPVLGMPDLD comes from the coding sequence GTGGTAACGCTCTCTAATCCCGGTCTTGGCGCCACTGGCGGCAAAGACCTCGACTCCACCGGCTACGCCTGGTGGTCCGGCAACGCTCGTCTGATCAACCTGTCCGGCCGTCTGCTCGGCGCTCACGTGGCGCACGCTGGCCTGATGGTGTTCTGGGCCGGCGCCATGATGCTGTTCGAAGTGAGTCACTTCACTTTCGACAAGCCCATGTATGAGCAGGGCTTCATCTGCATGCCCCACGTCGCCACCCTTGGCTACGGCGTGGGCCCCGGCGGTGAGGTCACTGATCTATTCCCATTCTTCGTGGTCGGTGTTCTGCACCTGATCAGCTCTGCCGTTCTCGGCCTGGGCGGTCTGTATCACGCTCTGCGCGGTCCGGAGATCCTGGAGAACTACTCCTCCTTCTTCTCCCAGGACTGGCGCGATAAAAACCAGATGACCAACATCATTGGTTATCACCTGATCCTTCTGGGCGTCGGCTGCCTGCTGCTGGTCTTCAAGGCCATGTTCTTCGGTGGCGTCTACGACACTTGGGCTCCCGGCGGCGGTGACGTCCGCATGATCACCAACCCGACTCTCGATCCGGGCGTGATCTTCGGTTATCTAACTCGCGCCCCCTTCGGCGGCGAAGGCTGGATCATCGGTGTGAACTCAATGGAGGACATCATCGGTGGCCACATCTGGCTGGGTCTGACCCTGATCTTCGGAGGCATCTGGCACGCCATCACCAAGCCCTTCGGCTGGGTGCGTCGCGCCTTCATCTGGAATGGTGAGGCCTACCTGAGCTACAGCCTTGGCGCCCTGAGCTTTATGAGCTTCATCGCCTCGGCCTACATCTGGTTCAACAACACCGCCTATCCCTCCGAGTTCTGGGGCCCCACCAACGCTGAGGCATCCCAGGCTCAGAGCTTCACCTTCCTGGTGCGTGACCAGCGTCTCGGCGCCAACATCGGTTCCGCCATGGGCCCCACCGGCCTTGGTAAGTACTTGATGCGCTCACCCACCGGTGAAATCATCTTCGGTGGTGAAACCATGCGTTTCTGGGACTTCCGTGGTCCCTGGCTGGAGCCCCTGCGTGGCCCCAACGGTCTCAGCCTCGACAAGCTGCAGAACGACATTCAGCCCTGGCAAGTGCGCCGTGCGGCTGAGTACATGACCCACGCTCCCAACGCCTCGATCAACTCCGTGGGCGGCATCATCACCGAGCCCAACTCGGTGAACTACGTGAACCTCCGCCAGTGGTTGGGTGCAACGCAGTTCGTGCTCGCCTTCTTCTTCCTGGTTGGTCACCTCTGGCACGCCGGCCGCGCCCGCGCTGCTGCTGCTGGCTTTGAGAAAGGCATCGACCGCAAGGCTGAGCCTGTGCTCGGCATGCCCGACCTCGACTGA
- the cysK gene encoding cysteine synthase A, translating into MSRIYDDNSLAIGNTPLVKLNSVTKNCKATVLAKVEGRNPAYSVKCRIGANMIWDAEKSGKLTKDKVIVEPTSGNTGIALAFTAAARGYKLILTMPESMSIERRRMMAVLGAELILTEAAKGMPGAIAKAKEIADSDPGKYFMPGQFDNPANPDIHFKTTGPEIWNDCDGAIDVLVAGVGTGGTITGVSRYIKNEAGKAIESVAVEPSHSPVITQTINGETVKPGPHKIQGIGAGFIPKNLDMSMVDKVEQVTNDESIAMALRLAQEEGLLVGISCGAAAAAAIRLAEQDAYAGKTIVVVLPDLAERYLSSVMFADVPTGIIEQPVAV; encoded by the coding sequence ATGTCCCGCATTTACGACGACAACAGCCTCGCCATCGGCAACACCCCGCTGGTGAAGCTGAACAGCGTCACCAAGAACTGCAAAGCCACCGTGCTGGCAAAGGTCGAAGGTCGCAATCCCGCTTACAGCGTGAAGTGCCGGATCGGCGCCAACATGATTTGGGATGCCGAGAAGAGCGGCAAGCTCACCAAAGACAAGGTGATTGTCGAGCCCACCTCCGGCAATACCGGAATCGCCCTCGCCTTTACAGCGGCGGCCCGCGGCTACAAACTGATTCTGACGATGCCCGAGTCGATGTCGATCGAGCGTCGCCGGATGATGGCCGTTCTTGGCGCCGAGCTGATCCTCACCGAGGCCGCCAAGGGCATGCCCGGTGCCATCGCCAAGGCCAAGGAGATTGCCGACAGCGATCCCGGCAAGTACTTCATGCCAGGGCAGTTCGACAATCCCGCCAACCCCGATATCCACTTCAAGACCACTGGTCCGGAGATCTGGAACGACTGTGACGGTGCCATCGATGTGCTGGTGGCTGGCGTCGGCACCGGCGGCACCATCACCGGTGTGTCCCGCTACATCAAGAACGAAGCCGGCAAAGCGATCGAATCCGTCGCCGTGGAACCCAGCCATAGCCCGGTGATCACCCAGACAATCAACGGAGAAACGGTCAAGCCCGGTCCCCACAAGATCCAGGGCATCGGCGCCGGCTTCATCCCTAAGAACCTGGACATGTCCATGGTCGACAAGGTGGAGCAGGTGACCAATGACGAATCGATCGCCATGGCCCTGCGCCTGGCCCAGGAAGAGGGTCTGTTGGTAGGCATCTCCTGTGGAGCCGCCGCCGCAGCTGCCATCCGCCTGGCGGAACAGGACGCCTACGCCGGCAAAACCATCGTGGTAGTGCTGCCCGACCTGGCCGAGCGCTATCTCTCGTCGGTCATGTTCGCCGATGTGCCCACCGGCATCATCGAGCAGCCTGTCGCAGTCTGA